A window of Rhipicephalus microplus isolate Deutch F79 chromosome X, USDA_Rmic, whole genome shotgun sequence genomic DNA:
ggagatgactccacgttcgaaggctttggtggccggtctggagtcgctgtagatgagttcccgtttgctgtcaagcatagctatagctatagctacttgctgcgcttcttcggggtttcgggtgaggattgtggcagagttaagagtctgctgcgcggatgataccacgACCGCGGCcaaggctcggttgttgtgataggctgcggcgtccacgaacgagacattgtctgcttccatgtctatgcgcttgagaatggcggtcgcccgcgcaaggcgcctccTTCTGTTGTATttggggtgtacatttcgtggaatcGGAACGATTGTTACAAGGTCACGAATTTCACGGGGAGtaagagtcaactctgggggggggggggatccctGCCGtctaggagaagaagccgagctcgcgcagaatatggcggtcACCCTTGGTGGCAGTGGGTCGAGTCAATTGCGCGCATTCCTgtgcttcggcgatctcttctagcgtgttatgtacgccaagttCGAGGAGTTTCTGCGTTGGAGTGGTCATAGagagcccaagggctcgtttgaccaccttgcgaataaacgcattgagttgatcgcgctcagcacgtagccatttgtgtatagcggcaagaTATaaaggtaaaatggcacaaaataaacgcgtgtacgaggcgcagcaggttgtcttcttcgACGCCATGGTGCCTGCttgctactctacgtacgagtcatATGGCATTCTCactcttagtcctgagcttgtgtactgtttgggtgttagttccgcgggactcgatgatcatgccgaggaccttgatggtgtctaacCTGGGTGCAGTACGATCATCTCTGGTGTGGTGGGTGATATTGCGTTCTGCCGGAGGTGttcaccctttgggcttggcccCCCGGCggttgggcaaatatatcaacagctccaaCTTCGTGGGTTAGCACCTGAGACCAGTGTGGTCGAGATAGGACTCGGTggtgtcgatggcctcttgcaaggCGGACTCAACGAAGCCATCcaaccctgtggagcaccatatggttacatcgtcCACATAGACACTGTGGTTTAGTCCATCAATTTTCAAAAGTCGTCCGGAAAGGCCGATCATCTCAAGGTTGAAGAGCATGGGCGAGAGAATGGATCCCTGTGAAGTGCTCCACTGTCCGAGTTCCACTTCTTCCGACAATAGGTCTCccacgcggaggacggctctgcgtcgagtgaaaAAGGAGCGGATATAGTAACATGGATGACCTAGAGCGAGGGCTGCAATCGCTTTCAAGAATGACGAGTGCGTTATgatatcgaatgccttttctaaATAGAGACCGAGTATTGCGCGAGTGTCCTGAGtttttccgccatctagaatttcaTGTTTTAGAAGGAACATGGTGTCtcgagtggataaccctggtcggaagccaatcatgtggtgcgagATGCAGTCGTTATCTCCGAGGTAttgaccaaccctgttgaggacgacgtgcttaGCCATTTTGCCCACACACGACATGAGAGACTAGAGTAGTTACCGCCACGTTCTCCGGATACCTGTGGCTGCTCGGCCCCTCGGGAGGACGCGGTACCACCACCTTAGTCGCTAACAAGgttacctgcacagcgcacagtctcaatTTGCCCAAACTTGAACATGTTATGG
This region includes:
- the LOC142775413 gene encoding uncharacterized protein LOC142775413; this translates as MAKHVVLNRVGQYLGDNDCISHHMIGFRPGLSTRDTMFLLKHEILDGGKTQDTRAILGLYLEKAFDIITHSSFLKAIAALALGHPCYYIRSFFTRRRAVLRVGDLLSEEVELGQWSTSQGSILSPMLFNLEMIGLSGRLLKIDGLNHSVYVDDVTIWCSTGLDGFVESALQEAIDTTESYLDHTGLRC